A window of the Brachybacterium sacelli genome harbors these coding sequences:
- a CDS encoding SurA N-terminal domain-containing protein codes for MKVPSTKALRTTVAAVSFAAIVALTGCSDDQGASGASDAGGEQQQPAASDGGGEQAMPEPDTSDVPDVVAEVNGQEISKDEFVTNYESQFQQAMQQQQQQGSGQELDQTELKKQVADQLVGNELLLQAAHDSGIEPTTKQVDSILEDVAKQNDLQSADEVVAALEQQGMSEEDVRQDAADQYALTAYVEQEADVEEPSDEELKKQYDQAVEQQSQAGGQQGETPSFEDSKEQLAQEAVSKQQNEAAMQMVTELREQGDVTVNL; via the coding sequence GTCTCGTTCGCCGCGATCGTGGCGCTGACCGGATGCAGCGACGATCAGGGCGCTTCGGGCGCCAGCGACGCCGGCGGTGAGCAGCAGCAGCCCGCGGCCAGCGATGGTGGCGGCGAGCAGGCGATGCCCGAGCCCGACACCTCGGACGTCCCGGACGTGGTCGCCGAGGTCAACGGCCAGGAGATCTCCAAGGACGAGTTCGTCACCAACTACGAATCGCAGTTCCAGCAGGCGATGCAGCAGCAACAGCAGCAGGGCTCGGGTCAGGAGCTCGACCAGACCGAGCTGAAGAAGCAGGTCGCGGATCAGCTGGTCGGCAACGAGCTGCTCCTGCAGGCGGCCCATGACTCCGGCATCGAACCGACCACGAAGCAGGTCGACTCGATCCTCGAGGACGTCGCCAAGCAGAACGATCTCCAATCGGCCGACGAGGTCGTCGCCGCGCTCGAGCAGCAGGGCATGAGCGAGGAGGACGTGCGCCAGGACGCCGCCGATCAGTACGCCCTGACCGCGTACGTCGAGCAGGAGGCCGACGTCGAGGAGCCCAGCGACGAGGAGCTGAAGAAGCAGTACGACCAGGCCGTCGAGCAGCAGTCCCAGGCCGGCGGCCAGCAGGGCGAGACGCCGTCCTTCGAGGACTCCAAGGAGCAGCTCGCCCAGGAAGCGGTCTCGAAGCAGCAGAACGAGGCGGCCATGCAGATGGTCACGGAGCTGCGCGAGCAGGGCGATGTGACGGTCAACCTCTGA